The nucleotide sequence GAAGATGGTGATCGGTAAAGGTGGCGAGAAGATCAAAACCATAGGCCGCGAAGCCCGTCTGGATATGGAAGAGCTGTTTGAGCGTAAAGTCTATCTGGAGACCTGGGTTAAGGTTAAGTCAGGCTGGGCGGATGACGAGCGTGCGCTGCGTTCGCTTGGGTATATTGACGATTTGGATAAATAGTAGGCCCTGGGCCCTGGGGACGGACTGCGTCCTACGGGCCCTGGGAAAAGACTCGTTTCCATGTTCCAGCGTGGGAACGAAGTTGAAATAGATCGATAGGCCCTGGGCCCTGGGAGCGGACTCCGTCCTTTGGGCCCTGGGAAGTGAAAATATTATTGGTTTCTTACCCAGGGCCCAGGGCCCAGAAACCTAGGGCCCTTATAAATGTCCCAAGGATCAGAACTTCAACGTTGCTTCATTCTAAACCGCCGCCCCTACAGCGAAAGCAGCCTGATCCTTGATGTCTTCAGCGAAGAGTTTGGTCGCCTTTCTATCATGTCCAAAGGCTCGCGTAGTAAGCGTTCCAATCTTAAAGGCGCGCTTCAGCCATTCACCCCCTTATTGATGAAATGGTCCGGTAGCGGATCAATGAAAACACTGCGACAGGCAGAGCCTATCAGCCTGGGTTTACCACTTTCCGGTATCTATCTTTACTCGGCAATGTACGTCAATGAACTGCTTGCCCGGGTCATTGAAAATGAAACCCCATATCCGGCCCTTTTTCACGATTATCTTCAGGCATTAACCGAACTTGCTCAGGCAGAAAATCCAGAGCCTGCATTGCGTCGCTTTGAGTTAGCTCTGCTTTCTGCTCTTGGCTACGGAGTGGACTTTCTTCACTGCGCCGGAACCGGAGAACCAATAGCCCCTGATATGACCTATAGGTACCGGGAGCAGAAAGGATTTATCGCCAGCGTTCGCAAAGACAACCTGACTTTTCTCGGAAATGAACTGATTGCCATCGCCGAACGACGATTTATGACAAAAGAGCAGTTAATTGCTGCAAAACGCTTTACACGAATAGCCCTGAAGCCTTATCTTGGCGGCAAACCATTAAAAAGCAGGGAGCTCTTTGTAAAGAGCCCCAGATCATGGAGTAGATAAAATGAGCTCTATCCTTTTAGGAGTTAACATCGACCATATCGCGACACTAAGAAATGCTCGCGGTACCAAGTATCCGGATCCTGTGCACGCAGCTGAAATCGCTGAGCGTGCGGGCGCTGACGGTATCACCATTCATCTGCGTGAAGACCGCCGTCATATCAAAGATCGTGATGTTCGCATTCTTCGCGAAACCATTCAGACCCGAATGAACCTTGAAATGGCGGTAACCGACGAGATGGTGAAAATCGCCGTTGAAACCAAGCCTGAGTTTGTTTGCCTTGTACCTGAAAAGCGTGAAGAGCTGACAACCGAAGGTGGTCTGGATGTTAAAGGCCAGCTTGAGAAGATCAAAGCGGCCACCAAAGCTCTGACTGAAGCGGGGATCAAGGTTTCTCTGTTTATCGACGCAGACCGCGAGCAGATCGATGCTGCAAAAGAGTGTGAAGCGCCATTTATCGAACTTCACACAGGTCACTACGCAGATGCAGAGACTGAACTGGACCAGCAGAACGAGCTGAAAAAAATCGCAGCAGCAGCAAGCTACGCAGACGATCTTGGCATCACAGTGAACGCCGGTCATGGTCTGACTTACCACAACGTAGGCCCTATCGCAGCCCTTCCTGAGCTGTATGAGCTGAATATCGGTCACTCAATTATTGGCCGTGCGGCATTTGATGGTCTGAGCAAAGCGGTAGCGGATATGAAAGCAGCTATGGCGGCCGTTCGATAAGCTGTCAGCTATCGGCTTTCAGCTGTCAGAATAAAGCATGAGCATCATAGGATTAGGCACAGATATCGCTGAAATTGAGAGGGTAGAAAAAGCCCTCTCAAGGTCCGGCGATGCGTTTGCTGAGCGCATTCTGTCTGCCTCTGAACTTGAAACCTTCCATTCTCTTAAGCAAAAAGGCCGCTTTCTGGCAAAGCGCTTTGCTGCAAAAGAAGCCGCGTCCAAAGCATTAGGTACTGGCATAGCCCAGGGAGTCACCTTCCACGACTTTATCGTCAGCAATGACGAACACGGCAGACCGGTACTGACGTTAGCCAATAAGGCAAAGCAAATCGCTGAAGGGCTGGGGGTGTCGGGGGTGCATTTGTCGATATCGGATGAAAGGCAGTATGCGGTGGCGACGGTGATTTTTGAGGGGCCTAAGTAGGGCTATGGGCTAGGGGACGGACTTCGTCCTAAGGGGCTATAGGGAAAAGCTGAAAAAGCTTGACATCATGTGCAGTTGAATCAAATCTTGATAACCCCATAACCCCATAACCCCATAACCCCATAACCTACAAATACAACCTCCCAGTCTCCCTAACCTTCTCCATCTCATCCTGAAGCTCAAACAATTCCGGCTCAATATCCATAATGCTCATCCCGGAACGCAGTGATTTCTCAATCAGAGCACAAATAGATTTAAGCTTAGGAACGCCGCTGTATGAACAGCTGCCGTGCAGTTTGTGGATATGATGCAGAAGTTCTTCTGTGGAGAAGTTATCGTCCATTAGTGCCTGTTCTGCGACCTGATCCACTTCGGCGATGTAGTCGATAAGCATCTGCAGCATCTCTTTGGCCAGATCTTCTTTATTGGCGGCCTGCTTTAGTGCTGCCTGCCAGTCTACGATGACATCCGGGTTTTGTTTGTTTTGTGGTAAATCTGCTTCTGCCGGAGGCAGCTCTACTTTGTCTACTTCTTCTGTGTTGGCGTTAGGGTTCCAGTGAACCAGAACCTGCTGAAGAACATGCTCTTCGATAGGTTTGGTCAGGTAGTCGTCCATTCCTGCATTCAGAAGTCGGTCTCTTTCTCCGCTCATTGCATGGGCGGTAACAGCAATCACAGGGGTATCATGGTTCAGTTCGACTTCCTTGATATGACGACAGGCGGTAACGCCGTCCATATGTGGCATCTGAATATCCATCAGAATCATATCGAACTTACATTTCATCGCTTCCTTAATGGCATCGGAGCCATTGGTGCAGGAGACCACGTGCTCTACGCGCTCGGTAAGAAGAGCTGTGATAAGTTTCAGGTTTGCCGGGTTGTCATCCACCGCCATCACGGTTAATGGTAGTTTTTTCTGTTCCTGCTTTTCAGGCTCTCTTTCTTGTACGGTTTCTGTGCTGCCGGCTTCTAACTGGTGCTGGGCAAGTGAAGTGAGCAGCTTTCTTCGTGACAGAGGTTTGGTCATGCATTGAATACTGCTGTCGTTAATCAGTTTTTCTGCCAGGGCCAGTTCTGTGCTTGGAATTCCGACAATGATCTGCTCAGAGTATCGTTTGATAACCTGAATCATTCCCTGAACCTCTTCCAGGTCGTAGCTGTTCTTAGGTGACAGACAGAGCAGAACGCAATCTTGTTTCTCAAACATAGCCGGAGGGGATGTCTGGTAGGTAACCAGAAGCCCTTCCAGGCTTAGCTGTTGCTGAATAACTGATGCGGCCTGCATATTGGATTCGATAACAAGAATGCGCCGGTTAGCAAGGTACTGAGAATCAAAACTTTGTCCCAGAGGAAGATTGGTGGTTTCCAGTCTGATGGTAAACCAGAAGGTTGAGCCCTGATGCAGGCGGCTGGTAAGGCTTATCTCACCACCCATCTGGGCAACCAGTTTCTGGGTGATAACCAGACCTAGCCCGGTACCGCCATAACGGCGTGAAATGCTGGCATCGGCCTGACTGAATGCCTGGAACAGTTGCGCCTGCTGGCGTTCGGAAATTCCGATTCCGGTATCTTTGACCATAAACTGCAGCTCAACGGCTCCGTCTTTCTGGTTGCGCATTTCTATGCTGATATCGATATTGCCGCGTTCGGTAAACTTAATGGAGTTGCCTACGAGGTTGGTGAGGATCTGTTGCAGACGAAGCGGGTCACCAATCAGTCCTGAAGGAACTTTAGGGTCAATTTTCAGTGTCAGCTCCAGACCTTTTTCGTGCGCACTGGTTGCCTGAAGGGCGACCACTTCTTCAAGGGTTTCCTGGAATTCGAACGGGATATTTTCCAGAAGAAGTTTACCGGCTTCCAGCTTAGAGAAGTCGAGAATATCGTTGATGATATTGAGCAGGTTGTTGGCAGAGCGTTCAATGGTCTGCAGATAATCTGTCTGGCTGGAGGAGAGCTGAGTTTTAAGCATCTGGCGGGTAAAGCCGATAACGCCGTTTAGCGGGGTTCTTAACTCATGCGACATATTAGCCAGGAACTCGGACTTAACCCGGGCGGCTTCCTGTGCGCGCTTTTTGGCGATGTCCAGCTCAACGTTCTGAATCTCTAGCTGTTCCAGTGTTTCCCGCAAATCGGACGTGGCCTGGTCGATACTGTTTTGCATCTCCACATGGTATTCGGAGAGGGAAACGGCCATGGCGTTGATACCGTTTTTCAGGGAATCCAGCTCGCCATGCATTTTCCCTTCGATACGGGAGTCGAGGTGGCCGCGACGAATTCTGTCGACGGTCTTTTTCATGTTGGTGATAGGCTGGGTTACGTTTTGCATCAGGCTGTATGCGAAAAAGCCTGACATGCCCAGACCAAGCGCCAGAACGAGTAGTGCTGCGAAGATTTCCTGATACTGTTGCAGCCTTAGTGGCGAGGTATCCAGCTCCATGGCTATGTAGCCCATGGCCTGATTGGGATCGGAGATGGTGCCGTCCAGTTGTGAGAACTGTCCTTCGGCTACGATGGGGGCGCGAAGGATCATTCGCCTTTCATGCTGTTCTATCTGGGTTAGCAGGGGGATGGGCTTATCTTTAAGCTGAAAGGTGAGCGAGGCAAAGTTTGGGTGAAAGTTCGAGGTTACAAACAGTTCATGGTTGGCATCGAATACGGCGATACTTCGGACTATTTCAGAATTTTTTCTGTGGGCGTAGCTGATAAGTCGTCTGACGGCTTCGCGGCTTTCCTGGGTCATGCCGTATTCGCTGGCAATGGCCAGAGGTTCAAGAATACTGGTACCGGAATCAACAAGTTGAGACTCAAGATCGTTATAACGATTTGATGTGAAGAAGGCACTTAAAAGCAGGCCAATGATTAGTGTTGGCGCTAAAGTTAATGTGATTACGCGGGCGCGTAAGCCATATCTGGTCATGTTCTGTGATTACATTCGAATCTGGATATGTGAAAATAGTATCAAAGCATTGAATTTCTACAATCATTGCAGACTAGAATAGTGATATTTGTGGGGGTCTGTGCGCGCCGGGCTATAAGCAGGTATCGAACACAGACACGCATAAATACTTCCCTGTAGCTCGGCTTTGCCATCCATGGCAAAGACGGTCTGCTTATCGATACCTGCTTACAGCCCTCAAGTAAGGCTTCGGGAAGGAATAAATCGTTAGCATGCAACTGATTGTAAACACAACTTATGGAACAACTAAATGGCCCGCTTCTTCCAACCCAAAAAGAAATCCCAAATTGAGAAAAAACATCAGCAGGTGAAGATTGAACGCCTTGACCATCATGGTGCGGGGATAGGTTATCTGAATAAAAAGCCGGTGTTTGTTGAGGGGGCGCTGCCCGGTGAAGAGGTGTTGGTGCAGCTAACTGAGAGTAAGAGCAAATATGCACGTGGCAACCTGATTAAGCTGTTATCGGAAAGCAGTAAAAGGGTGGAGCCTTTTTGTCCTCACTACAAAGAGTGTGGCGGGTGCAATATGCAGCACCTTTCTCACGAGGATCAGATTGAGTACAAGTGTCAGTCTTTAAAGCAGTTGTTTGCCAAGTTTGCTAAAGAGGATATTAAGCTTGAAGCACCGGTAACCGGGGATGAAAAGGGCTACCGCAGAAGGGCTCGTTTTAGTCTGCTGGTGGATAAGCGCAGTGGCGAGCTGCGGTTTGGTTTTCGCAAGAAACAGAGTAAGCAGGTTGTGAACGTGACGGACTGTCCTGTTCTGGATCCTGCTTTAAATAGCCTTCTGCCTGAGTTAAAAGCTTGCCTGTCAAAGCTGAAGGCGAGCGCCAATTTAGGGCATGCCGAAGTTGTTTTGGGCGATGATACTCCGGTTGTTCTGCTGCGTTATGTTCGAGCGCTTCCTCAGGAAGACAGAGATAAGCTGGTTGAGTTTGCACAACAGGTAAATGTGTCTTTGTATCTTCAGTCTGATAAAGAGCTGGAGCTGGTTACTGGTGATATGCCTGCTTACAGTGAAGCCGGAGTCCGGATTCCGTTTTTGCCGACTAACTTTATTCAGGTAAACCGTAAGGTGAACCAGAAGATGGTCGCTAAGGCGCTGGACTGGCTGGATATTCAGGAAGATGAATCCATACTGGACCTTTTCTGTGGGCTGGGCAATTTCAGTCTTCCTGCTGCACAAAAGGCCAGAAAAGTGGTTGGTATTGAAGGTGTGGATGAGATGGTGGTTCAGGCGAAGCAGAATGCTGAAATAAACCGGGTCACCAACGCAGAGTTTTATCAGGCCAACCTGGAAGAAGATTTGTCCGACCGCGAGTGGGCTAAATCTAAGTTTGAAAAAATTCTGCTAGACCCTGCCCGTGCGGGAGCTGCCGGAATCGTAGATCAAGTTTCTGAGCTCGGAGCGAAACGCGTAGTTTACGTTTCCTGTAATCCTGCTACTCTAGCCAGAGATAGTCAGAGTTTGACTCAGCAAGGTTTCCGGCTGACGAAACTGGGTATGCTGGATATGTTTCCGCATACCGGTCATCTGGAATCCATTGCTTTATTTGAAAAATAGAAAACCGTGGTGACGGGAAAGTCACCGGAAGAACAAGCTAGGAAAGAAAATGGTTGCTGTACGTGGTGCGCACTTAAAGAAAGATGAAGAGTTTGAGCTGGAAGAATGGATTTCCAGCCTGAAGCAGGAAAAAAAGACCGGCAATAAGCTGATTAAAGTCTACAGACAGTGTGAGGAACTTCTTGAAGGAAAAGAAGATGCTCAACTCCTGCTTTGGCGCGGACGTGAGATGATTGAAATCCTTATCACGCTTTCCATGGACAGACCAACGCTGGTGGCCGCTCAGCTTTTCCCTGTTGTTTCTGCCGGGTATTTCGATCAGGAAGCTCTGGAAGAAGACTACGGTAAGGAAATCGTTAAGCTTATTGAAGGCGTAGACGAAATGGCGGCCATAGGTCAGCTTAACGTTACACTGGAAGGCAGTGCTGCATCGGGACAGGTGGATAACGTTCGTCGCATGTTGCTGGCAATGGTGGATGACTTCCGCTGTGTAATCATCAAGCTTGCTGAGCGTATCTGTAATCTTCGTGAAGTGAAAAATGAGCCGGATGAGGTTCGTCAGGCTGCTGCTAAAGAGTGTGCCAATATCTACGCGCCACTGGCAAACCGTCTTGGTATCGGTCAGTTAAAGTGGGAAATTGAAGATTACGCTTTCCGCTACCAGCATTCAGCAACCTACAAACAAATTGCCAAACAGCTTTCCGAGCGCCGGATTGATCGCGAGCAGTATATTGAAGACTTTGTTAACGACCTGACGCAGGAGATGCAAGCTTCCGATATCCGTGCAGAAGTGAGTGGCCGTCCTAAACATATTTACAGTATCTGGCGCAAAATGCAGAAGAAGAGTCTGGCATTTGATGAGCTGTTTGATGTGCGCGCCGTGCGCATTATTGCAGAAAGGCTGCAGGACTGTTATGCAGCACTTGGTGTTGTTCACACTAAGTACAAGCACCTTCCCAGCGAGTTTGACGACTACGTTGCCAACCCTAAACCAAACGGCTACCAGTCTATCCATACCGTTATTCTGGGGCCGGAAGGCAAAACCATTGAGATCCAGATCCGTACCAATCAGATGCATGAAGAGTCTGAGCTTGGTGTTGCGGCTCACTGGAAATATAAAGAAGGCAGCTCAGGCGGTCGCAGTGGTTACGACGAGAAAATCAAATGGCTGCGTAAGCTGCTTGACTGGCAGGAAGAGATGTCTGATTCCGGAGAAATGCTGGATGAACTGCGTAGTCAGGTATTTGATGACCGCGTATACGCCTTTACCCCGCGAGGTGATGTTGTAGACCTGCCAATGGGCGCAACACCTCTGGATTTTGCCTACCACATCCACTCTGAAGTGGGTCACCGCTGTATCGGTGCCAAGGTCGCAGGACGAATCGTTCCGTTTACTCATAAACTGGAAATGGGCGATCAGGTTGAGATTATTACGGCAAAAGAGCCAAACCCTTCCCGTGACTGGTTAAACCCTTCCATGGGCTTTGTTCTCTCAGGACGTGCCCGCGCAAAAATTAATGCCTGGTTCCGCAAACAGAGCCGTGAAAAAAACCTGGAAGCGGGTCGTGAGATCCTGGAAGCCGAGTTAGCCAAGATAGGGGCTAACCTGAAAGATGCCAGTGAGTACGCGCTAAAACGCTTCAATGTAAACACGCCGGATGAGTTGTACGTTGGTGTAGGCAGCGGTGATTTAAGAATTAACCAGATCATCAACCACATTAATGCTCTGGTAAATAAGCCAACCGCGGAAGAAGAAGATCAGCAGGCGCTGGAGAAGCTTCAGGAGTCGGAAGCCAAAGCACCAGCTCAAAGCAGGCCGCATAAAGATGCCGTTGTTGTTGAAGGCGTTGATAATCTGATGACTCACCTGGCCCGCTGCTGTCAGCCAATTCCGGGTGACGCCATTGCCGGTTATATCACTCAGGGGCGCGGTATTTCAGTTCACCGCGCCGACTGTGAACAACTGGCCGAGCTGCGCATTCATGCACCGGAACGTATTATTGATACTGTCTGGGGTGGCGGTTTTGTCGGTTCTTATATTCTGACGGTTCGCGTAGAGGCCCTTGAGCGAAGCGGACTGTTAAAAGATATCACCACGCTTCTGGCAAATGAAAAGCTGAAAGTGTCCGGTATGAAGAGCCGTACTGACTATAAACGCCAAATCTCAGTTATGGATTTTGACATTGAAGTTCAAAGTGTTGAAATTCTGGGAAGAATTCTAACCCGCATTGAACAAATCAAAGATGTAGTATCAGTAAAAAGGCTGAGTTAGGATCCCACAAAACTCAATTGAGGCAGGTGTGCAGGTATCGATAAGCAGACCGTCTTTGCCATGGATGGCAAAGCCGAGCCCCAGGGAAGGGTTTATGCGTGTCTGTGTTCGATACCTGCACACCTGCCGGATATCACCAAACGTAACCACACCATACAAGAGTTAGATAACAATGAGTCAGCCAATAGACCAGCTGTTAGAACTAATGACCACCCTAAGAGATCCGCAGAAAGGATGTCCCTGGGATCTAAAGCAAACCTTCGACACCATAGTCCCTCACACCATTGAAGAAACCTATGAAGTGGTCGATGCCATCCATAACCGTGACTGGGAAAACCTCAGAGAAGAGCTGGGTGATCTGCTGTTTCAGATCATCTTCTACAGCCAGATGGCACAGGAAGAAGGCCACTTTAAATTCGAAGAGGTGGTAGAAACCGTCAACGAAAAACTGATTCGCCGCCACCCTCACGTCTTCTCCGATTCAGAGTTTGACACCGACGAAGAGATAAACGCCAACTGGGAACTGGAAAAGGCAAAAGAAAAAGCCGAAAAGGGAAAAACAGAAGAAAGCATTCTGGATGCGATCCCTAACTCTCTGCCAGCCCTGTCCAAAGCCAACAAGATCCAGAAAAAATGCGCCAAATACGGTTTTGACTGGAAAACCCTTGGCCCGGTAGTTGATAAAGTCCGGGAAGAAATCGACGAAGTGGTCGATGAAGCCCATCAGGTTACCCCGGATGAAGAACGGGTAGAGGAAGAGTTGGGCGATCTGCTGTTTGCTACCGTAAACCTGGTCAGGCATCTGGGCAAAGATCCGGAAGTTGCTCTTAATAAAGCCAATATTAAGTTTAGTAAGCGGTTTAAAGGGGTTGAAGCGATTGTTCGGGGGGAAGGGAAGGAGCTTACGGATTATAGTTTGGAAGAGCTGGATGGGTTTTGGGAGGAAGTTAAAAGGGCCCTGGGAACGGACTCCGTCCTATAGGCCCTGGGAGGGGGTATCTTCCCAGAGCCCAGCAGGGCGAAGCCCGAACCCAGGGCCCAGGGCCTGAGAGTGCATAACCCGAACGTAGTACCGTTAGTTGTTGATTTGATTTGAAGCAAAAAATAAAAAACACGTCTGTGATAAGTTTCACGTTGTGGTGGTAAAGGGCTTCTGGTATATTTACGTCCCGTCCAGAAAGTACTCATTTCCCTCATTCAACCAATTTCAGGTTAAACATGACGACAAATTACATTTTTGTTACTGGCGGGGTTGTATCCTCACTAGGTAAAGGTATTGCAGCAGCATCTCTAGCAGCGATCTTGGAAGCTCGTGGTCTTAAAGTGACCATGATGAAACTTGATCCGTACATCAACGTTGACCCGGGTACAATGAGCCCGACTCAGCACGGTGAAGTATTTGTAACAGAAGATGGCGCTGAAACTGACCTTGACCTTGGTCACTACGAGCGATTCATTCGCACCAAGATGACCAAGCGTAACAACTTCACTGCTGGTCGTGTATACGCAGACGTACTTCGTAAAGAGCGTCGCGGTGACTATCTTGGTGCCACCATTCAGGTTATTCCACATATCACTAACGCAATCAAAGACCGCGTAATTGCAGGTTCTGAAGGCCATGATGTGGCGATTGTAGAAGTTGGTGGTACGGTTGGTGATATCGAATCACTACCATTTATGGAAGCTATTCGTCAGCTTGCTGTAGAGCTGGGCCGTGAGCGTGCTATGTTTATGCACCTGACTCTGGTTCCTTACCTTGCTGCTGCTGGTGAAGTGAAAACTAAGCCGACTCAGCACTCTGTTAAAGAGCTACTGTCTATCGGTATTCAGCCTGACATTCTTGTTTGTCGTAGCGATCGCATGATCCCTGCAAACGAGCGTAAGAAGATCGCACTTTTCTGTAATGTGCAGGAAAGAGCTGTAATCTCAATGAAAGACGTTGACTCTATCTATAAGATCCCTCAACTTGTTAAATCTCAAGGTCTGGATGATCTGGTTTGTGAACGTTTTGGCATTAAGGCTCCTGAAGCAGACCTTTCAGAGTGGGAACAGGTAATCTACGAAGAAGCTAACCCAACTGGTGAAGTGGTTATCGGTATGGTTGGTAAATATATCCAGCTTCCGGATGCTTATAAGTCGGTGAACGAAGCGTTAAAACACGCAGGCTTGAAAAATCGCCTGAACGTCACCATTAAGTACGTAGATTCAGAAGACGTTGAGTCAAGAGGCGAAGAAGTCCTTGAAGGCCTTGACGCAATCCTTGTACCGGGCGGTTTTGGTGACCGTGGTGTAGAAGGTAAGATTCGCGCTGCGCAGTACGCACGTGAAAACAATGTGCCTTACCTTGGCATTTGTCTGGGTATGCAGGTTGCGCTTATCGAGTACGCTCGTAACGTAGCTGGCCTTGAAGGTGCACATTCAACAGAATTTAACAAAGAGACCAAGTACCCTGTGGTAGGCTTGATCACCGAATGGGTTGACGGCGAAGGTAAAGTTGAAGAACGTACCGAGCTGTCAGACCTTGGTGGTACTATGCGTCTTGGTTCGCAGCTATGTCACCTTGAGAAAGGCACGCTGGCACACGAACTATACGGTAATGCGAAGATCCATGAGCGTCATCGCCACCGTTATGAAGTTAACAACAACCTTCGTCCACAAATCGAAAAAGCGGGTCTGAAAGTGTCTGGCCTGTCATCGGATAAGAAGCTTGTTGAGGTAATTGAGAACCCGGCACACCCTTGGTTTGTTGCGGCTCAGTTCCACCCTGAATTTACCTCGACTCCGCGCGATGGCCACCCGCTGTTCGCTGGATTCGTAAAAGCTGCTGGTGAATATCAGCGCGGTGAATTAGAAAGTAAGTAAGGATACGGGCGGTTGATTTTGTTGTTCAACCGTTCATTAGTTATGACATTTAATATAGAAACGAGAGGAAACATTAATGTCTAAGATCGTTAAAGTTCTAGGTCGTGAAATCATCGACTCACGTGGTAACCCAACTGTAGAAGCTGAAGTACACCTAGAAGGCGGTTTCGTAGGTATGGCTGCTGCTCCATCTGGCGCATCTACTGGTTCTCGCGAAGCTCTTGAGCTACGTGACGGTGACAAAGCACGTTTCCTAGGAAAAGGTGTTCTTAAGGCAGTTGAAGCTGTAAACGGCCCAATCGCTGAAGCACTAGTTGGTAAGGACGCAAAAGCTCAAGCTGAACTAGATCAGATCATGATCGACCTAGACGGCACTGACAACAAAGCTAACTTCGGCGCAAACGCAATCCTAGCTGTATCTCTAGCTGCTGCTAAAGCTGCTGCTGCTGTTAAAGGCATGCCTCTATACGAGCACATCGCTGAACTAAACGGCACTCCAGGTCAGTTCTCTATGCCTCTACCAATGATGAACATCATCAACGGTGGTGAGCACGCTGATAACAACGTTGATATCCAGGAATTCATGATCCAGCCTGTTGGCGCTGCGACTCTGAAAGAAGGTCTGCGTATCGGTGCTGAAGTATTCCACAACCTTGCTAAAGTTCTTAAAGGCAAAGGCATGAGCACTGCAGTTGGTGACGAAGGTGGTTTCGCTCCTAACCTTGAGTCTAACGCTGCTGCACTAGCTGCAATCAAAGAAGCTGTTGAGCTAGCTGGCTACGAGCTGGGTAAAGACGTTACTCTAGCTATGGACTGTGCTGCTTCCGAGTTCTTCGACAAAGAAGCTGGTAACTACAACATGAAGGGTGAAGGTAAAGTATTCACTTCTGAAGAGTTCAACCACTACCTAGCTGGTCTAGTTGAAGATTACCCAATCGTATCTATCGAAGACGGTCTTGACGAGTCTGACTGGGATGGTTTCGCACACCAGACTAAACTACTTGGCGACAAGATCCAGCTTGTTGGTGACGACCTGTTCGTAACTAACACTAAGATCCTTGCTGAAGGTATCGAGAAAGGCATTGCTAACTCTATCCTTATCAAGTTCAACCAGATCGGTTCTCTAACTGAAACTCTAGCTGCAATCAAGATGGCTAAAGACGCTGGTTACACTGCTGTTATCTCTCACCGTTCTGGTGAAACTGAAGACGCAACTATCGCTGACCTAGCGGTAGGTACTGCTGCAGGCCAAATCAAGACTGGTTCTATGAGCCGTTCTGACCGTGTTGCTAAGTACAACCAGCTAATCCGTATCGAAGAAGCTCTAGGTGCTAAAGCTCCTTACAACGGTCTTAAAGAAGTTAAAGGTCAATAATCCGTAGGATTATCCGACTCTTAAGTCTTTGATAAAACGCCTCCGGTTTCGGGGGCGTTTTTGTTTTTTCGGCCCTGGGCCCTGGGACGGGCTGCGCCCTATTAGGCCCTGGGAATTTAGGTGTACTTGACTCCTAGGTTCACCACATTAAAATCCGCACCCTGAGCTAAGGTTTATGCCTGAACTCAAGTATTACCATTTTCCCAGGGCCCAGGGCCCAAAAACCGAGGGCTCTTTCCCCCATGGAATACCAATTCACAAAAAACACCTTAACCGGCGGTATCCGCATCAAATGCAGCATGGGCCACGAAGTCGTTGCGCGCTGGCTGGAAGAAGAGCTGACGGCGGATAAAGAGAAAATCAATGCGCTGCTTGAGACTGTAGCAGAGCTTAAAACCGGCCTTTCCGGAGAAGTTACCCTGCGCGGTAAAGAGATCTCTGCCTACCTTTCTTCCGATGATGTGATTATTCAGGAAAACGTCCTCTCTTACGACTCAGATGAAGAGAGCGAGTTTGATTTCTACGACAGCGAAAGCACTTCAGCTTGTGGTCTGGAAGATTTTGAAGAGCTGCTG is from Vibrio sp. JC009 and encodes:
- a CDS encoding YacL family protein; this encodes MEYQFTKNTLTGGIRIKCSMGHEVVARWLEEELTADKEKINALLETVAELKTGLSGEVTLRGKEISAYLSSDDVIIQENVLSYDSDEESEFDFYDSESTSACGLEDFEELLKSFLEFLC